The proteins below come from a single Stomoxys calcitrans chromosome 1, idStoCalc2.1, whole genome shotgun sequence genomic window:
- the LOC131994178 gene encoding uncharacterized protein LOC131994178, with protein sequence MNNKRTLLSISPENSHSTPKKYSPYQKMNINNQQDVFSWSKLGDVLDDKLKDVAKKEDLTAIKYEVEELKQENCKLREDIKKLTNRLETLDRKSRTTNIVVSGLRSRTTFTAKKEFLDICNNKLNIVVNISYARMLSSGKSFVFTLDTNSQVQNILNTKEKLHGQFIYIQKDYTAVEQSTRYNLRQVGKIVSQHKKDVKVRLGEFCLFLLNLV encoded by the coding sequence ATGAATAATAAGAGAACGCTATTATCGATATCACCAGAAAACAGTCACAGTACCCCAAAAAAGTATTcaccatatcaaaaaatgaacatAAATAACCAACAAGATGTTTTTTCGTGGAGTAAGCTGGGCGATGTGTTGGATGATAAGTTGAAAGATGTGGCCAAAAAAGAGGACCTTACTGCAATCAAATATGAAGTGGAAGAACTTAAACAGGAAAATTGTAAATTGAGAGAAGATATCAAGAAACTAACAAATCGCTTAGAAACCTTAGACAGAAAATCTCGTACTACAAATATTGTGGTGAGTGGACTTAGAAGTAGAACTACATTTacggcaaaaaaagaattcctCGACATCTGCAACAACAAATTAAACATCGTAGTTAACATATCGTACGCTAGAATGTTATCTTCAGGAAAATCGTTCGTATTTACACTGGACACCAATTCCcaagtgcaaaatattttaaatacgaaagaaaaattgcatggccaatttatatatatacaaaaggaTTATACTGCTGTCGAACAGTCTACCAGATACAACCTGCGTCAAGTTGGCAAAATCGTATCCCAGCATAAAAAAGACGTTAAAGTTAGGTTAGGAGAGTTCTGTCT